The nucleotide window ATCAAAATATAACATGCTCTTTTATTTAAATCTGTTGTCATTAGTGTTGATAAGCCAGTGAAATATAAAGTCATAATATATAAACTAAGACTAAATACTGGTCGTATCACATCTACGTCTATATGGTTGTAGAATAAAACCTGTGCTTGAGATACTCCTGCAAGAAAAGCTACTGTACTTGTCACACAAGTTAGGGTAATCGTCACTAAACTAATTAATAATTTTTTGATTTTTTTATGACCTGTTATAGTCTGTTTAAAGTCTGCTTTTATATATTTACAAAAAATCAAGTTTTTACTACGAATATCCAATCTTTTTTCTGACATTTTATTTGATTTTACTAAAGATTTTATTCAATATTAAACCTTAATTTTCAGCCAAGAAGTTTTTTAGAAAAGCTGGGTAGTGTATAGAAATATCAAGAATTCAGAAATGAAGGTTAACACAACTTTTTATCTCAACTTTAGCCTTAAGCTAAACCGAGTAGTCCCGCGATCGCAGGTAGCAGTTGATTGCACTGTTCGATCAGCTTTGTTGCAGTCGGCAAGCCAACCAACGTCCCTTTGATAATCTTCATCGCGGTTTTTGAAGCCTTCTGTAACCCTCCCGCTTGAGGATTTTGACCCGCTTCAGCTAGAACTTTTACCTGTTCCAATGCTACCTCCTTATCCTCTTCGCTGAGATCGGGATTGGTTTCAATCGCTGCTTGCAGTTGTTTAAGGAGTTCTGCGAGTTGAGGCGCTTCTGGTGTCTCCGCTTTTTCTGGCTGTTCGATGGTATTTGTGACGGTTCCGCTAATCTCCATCTCGCCGAAATTCAGCGCTTGTCCGCTAGCATTGAAATCGCCGCCAATATTACCATTAATTTCCATTTTCCGGCTGGAGTCATTATTGTTATTAATCACTTGATTCCTCTCAACATTATTAGGTGCGCTATAAGTATTAATCGTTCCCGAACCCGTTAAGTTTGTATTGCTGCTTCCTATAAGGTTTATATTGTTCTGCATAGGGGTAGCTTCTCGGTCGATTGAATGAGAATTGAGAATAGGTTGAAAAGGGGTTAAGAGTGCTTTTTCTAAAAACACAGGAATTTGATGTTCGTCAATAATTTCAGGCTTCCCAGCCTCCACCACTGTCCCTTTTCGAGAGGTGAGAGAATGGGGAATTTCTAATTGAATGCGGTTGCAGCCAAAGTGGTAAGCTCGTTCAATGGAGTCGCCGCTACCCAAGGCTTCATAAAATCCTGTGGTGAATGCGATCGCACTTCGATCTAAAATGGCTTGGCGCATCCCAATCACATAATTTACCTGTTCCACAATGGCCTTAGCCTGTACCTCAGAAAAACAGGCATTGAGGATAACACACTCTACCCAATTTCCTATTAAACCAAATAAACTGGCGAGTGCTTCGGTACTTACACACTGCGATTGTCCGGCGTCATTTTCTAAAACTAATCCCTGTTCTCCCGTACCGTGACCGCAAAAATGGACAATTCTAGGTTTGGTTTCCCGTAAGGCAATTTGCAAATCTCCCGGACGAACGGCAACCCGTTGTTCTAAGTTAAACGAGTCGCGATGAAGAGAACGCTTCAAGCCTTCGGAAATATGACGAATTTCTGACATTAAAGCTAAAGCAGAAGTCCCTTGCGGATTAGCGGCCAAAATCAAAATTGTAGTTTTCATAATTATCTCAAGGAAGCTTCAATGAGGTGGGAATATCTTCTGTGCGTGGGGTGAGTTAGGAAACATCAGGTTGAGGATGGCAGATTTCTTACCCGAATACTAACTTGAGTGGTTGTCCATTCTCGACTCGGATAAGCCACCGTACTTCCTTTGCGGGTTGGCGGTTGTTCGGCGGCGACTGCGGCAAATAGTTCCTCTAAAGGGTTCGTGGGAACTGCAAAACCTCGACTGATGGGAGAGGGAATAGGTTGGTTGAGGGGAGGGAGTTCTAGCCAACGAAAGTTAGCTGCATCGAGGGTTGCGAATACCTTAAAAATATCAGTTCCTTCGTGATTTCCGGGCGGTAAACTCAGGTAAATAGGAATAGTTTCTTTGTCACCCGGATCGATAGGGACAAACCGATTTCCGGCACTGGCTGGATAGATCTGATCGATTGCCCAATCTAACTGTAAATTGAGAACGACAACATTGAGAACCTCTGTATAGTTATTTTGAACTTCTAAAAACACGCATTCCCCAACCTGCGCTTCCGGTTGGTTCGGATCGGTAAAGGGTTGAGGACGGGGTAAGTCTCCTGGTTCATAATCTAATTGTTTACCCAAAAGCTTTACTGAGATTTGACCTCTTAACGGCGAACTCGGATCGTGATTTTCCAGTTCTTGCACAGTTTGATATTTAGCCAGATGCACCAAGCGTTCCACTAAAAGCGTTGGGGTTTGCGGATCGGCGATGGCTAAAGTTGGTTTGAGGGGGAAGGAAACGCCAGTATCATCGCAAATCTGATACTCTTCCCCAACCCTAGCAACCTGATAGTCAGCCGCCTCATCTTCGCCAACCGCCTCCACCCACCCATTCCCTGAGATGGCGTTGCTGAAGGCGGAGGACTCTTCCCCTAGCCACCGGACTTTTTTAACAAAACTGAGGGGAACCCCGGTTAAAACGGCTCGATCTCCGGCTGTAATGGGGATATCGTGGCGCAATAGGGTGGTAATTTCGGCCCAAGATTGAGTTGCACCCCGTTGGGTCAATTCTGCGATCGCCAATCGTTGTTCAGTGCGGCTAAAATCAGTCATGTCCAAGGGATAAATAACGAACGCTGCACCCTTAACTAAACCCTGTGCTTGTCCGACATCCAGTAAAACCTGTTTCGGCTGGTTATCTTCCCCAAGTTCTACTTTGAGAACCGTCACAGCGTATTCAGTGGGGGTAAAATCAGCACCGAAGACAAGGCGATCGCCTTCACCGAGTAACATCGGTGTTTGCATCCGAAATTGGCCTTTCACTTTGGCATAGATGCGATCGTACAGTACCTTATAGGTAAGCTGCGCCGTCCGTTGCTTGAGGGTATCCAGCAGCCAATAGGTAAGCGCGCCGTGGCGTTCTTTACCGTGAAATCCGTATTCATAGGCATATTCCGAAGGCCGACAAGCTGCCAATACTACATAGTCTTTCACTTCTGGCAGCATTCCCGCGATCGCAGTTCCCTTTCGTCGGTTATTTGGTGCGATCGCCTCCCAAGTTTGTATCAATTCCAACTCATCCGCCACTAAACTCTGTTTTGGTCGTTGGGTGGTATCAATACTTCCCGTTTGCAAACCCCGAACCTCAGCATCGCCGCCTCTAGTCGGTTCTCCCGAATGGCAGCAGTCTAACACCAATGTCAGGATCGCTCCCTTATCCACCAACGCTTGTACAAGTTTTACCAACTCCAAATCTCGTAAATAGCGGCTTGTAGAATTGCCAATATCTAAAGGAACCAGCGCCTCATCAATTCCCCCCCCGCCTTTCAAACTCGGATAAATCGTCTGAGCGCGTCCCCCATGACCGCAATACTGAACGTATACAATATCTTGGGATTGTGCCTGAGCAATTAATGCTTGCCAATGACTCACCATATTTTCATAGGTCGGCCATTGAGAAGGCAACTCGGCGGGTTTTTCAGGATCGTCCCCATGAGAAGCCGTGAGTTTATAGATTTGCTCTTCTGGTAGATTCAACTTCTCTTTTAAAAGTGCTTCAACTGCATTCACATCCCGCACGCTTCCCTTCAAATGACGATAGGAAGCGCCATCCGGTAAGCGGTTGGGAAAATAGTAATCAATGCCAATTAAAAGCGCGTAAAACTTGGGACTAGATGAATCAGTCATGAGAATTGGGGGAGCGTAAGTGAAAAGTTGATAGATGCAACCTAATCCTTCTCTATTTACAGTTGGGTGACGCTGAAGTTAACTCAACCTACAGAACTTTTCACTTTAAATATTCAAGGGTTGTTGCTCCAACAATTCCATCAGGTTTAAGATTATTTTTTTGTTGAAATTCCTTAACCGCTTTTTCCGTTCCTACCCCAAACAAACCATCTGTAGAGACTGCAATACCCGTCGCTTTTAGCTTTTCTTGAAGCCTGACCACATCGCTTCCTTCCATCATCGGTCGGCTGAGGCGTAACACTCTCGGAGAATTATCCCAAGGTGCTTTACTAAAGCCATTTGCAGGCGCGCGATTTAATGCTTTAGCTGTTTGGGGACCGTAAGCACCATCTTCAGAGATTTTCTCCGTCGGGTGATTTTCATTCCACAGTTTTTGAAAGGCTAAAATAGCTGTTCTGCGAATATCTTGAATTCCTCCACCATCAAAGTCAAAATGAGGCGGATCTCCCGCTAAAGGATACCAACCGTGACGAATTAAATAAGGTTCCCAACCGCGCGGATCTTCAATATCAATTGCTAACCCGCTTTGATGATTGCTTTTCCCCGGTTCTGCAACAGGACTAATGCCATTGAGCCAATTAAATAAGAGCATTTGTTGAGCCAATGTCCGATAGCCGGAGTTGACTAACATGGTCTTTCCTCGTTCTTGAATGGCTCTGTGTAAGGCTTGTTGTGCAGGGGGTTGAACTAAAAGGAAAGCTGCATCTTCTAAATCGACATTAAATCCTTCACAGCTCACTAAAGCATTGGGAAGAATTAGATTAATTTGATGGATCAGTTGCTGTGAAAGTCCATTGGCGATCGCAGTTGACTCGCCGGGTGCATCTTTCAGTAAACCATTGAAACTGGCTCGAATGGATGAATTCGCTTCTCGCTCGTTAATTTCAAAGCAGGCTTCAAAGACAAGGGTTGATTCAGAATTGCTAAAAGATTCATCTTCCATTTGCTTTTACCTTTATCTTGTAATTGGTTGCTTAATTTAAACTCAGAGAATATAAAATCTCTATTTCAAGTTCAAATCAAAATGTACAAAGCTTAGAATTTAGTTGGATTACAAACCTAATTGCTTTCGCGTTTCAGTCCCAACTATTCCATCCGCATTTAAACTTTTCTGAGCTTGAAATTGCTTAACGGCTGTCTCAGTTCCTTTGCCAAAATAACCATCGGCTTCAATTGCCATTCCAGCACGTTTTAATGCGGCTTGAAGTTGACGGACATCTTCACCTTGCATCAACGGATCGGTTAATTTCAAAACTCGAATACTCGTTTCTTCGTAGGTTAAAAAGGGTTCCCAAGGTTGACCTAAAAATAACGCTTGTTCGGCTAATCGCCTGCGCGTTAATCCCAGCCAGGGTTTGCCATTAACCTTATTCCATCGGGGAAATTCATAGGCTGCATCTTGATAATTTCCTTGATTTAACAGCCGCAACAACGTTGAACCCCCAAACCCTTCTGTTCCGGGGCCAACATTAAAACAAAAACAGACTAAGGCTGAAAATTGGTTATCGCTTAGGCTGACTTGTACCGCATTTTCCACATAGGTTTCAAATTTTTCTAAGTCTTCTCTTAAGTGCGTTTCAGCTTCAGCTTGAGTTATCTTCATTCCAGGGTAAACCCCAGATGTATGACCATAACCAATCGTCCAAACTCCATCGCCATCATCATAGGCGTTCAGTTCGCAACCTTCAAAGGTTGTTAACAGCTTAAACCCAGCTAAGTTAAGGTATCGCGAACCTCTAGCTTCAGGTACCTCTGGCGGTATTTTATCAGGAGGAGCAATGGTAAAAGTAGTGGCGATACTAAATCTTAAAGCCTCGATCAACCGATCGACTTGACCCTGAGTTTCTGTGACTTTGAAGGGTTGACCCTTTTGGAATTCGTAAAGACGACCATCACTGTATAGTTCTAGCGATCGCTCCATACAGGAGTCCCCAGTTTTCCGTAATTTTTCGTAGGCTGATCGCAATTCTAGCCCCGGTATTTGGGTTTGGAGGAATTCTTAACCTGTCTTAATTTTTACCTCAATCTTCAGGCTGGCAAATGTCCTGACCCAAATGGTAGCCGCGCGGAGTAATCATCCACTCTCCGAGGGTGCGCGTATTGCTGTTGCCAATTAATACGGTCGTTAACATATCAATGGGCGTTTCCAGCATCTTCTCCAGGGTGGTGAGATAGATTTCCTCATCTTGGCGATAGACAGAACGGGCGATCGCAACCGGCGTCTGGGGAGAGCGATATTGTAAAAAAATAGACTGGGCGATCGCAATTTGCTGCGTCCGGGTTTGCGACTTCGGGTTATACAGCGCGGTGATAAAATCCGCTTGGGCGGCTGCCGTCAAACGCCGCTGGATGACCTCCCAAGGCGTCAACAGGTCGCTGAGGCTGATCGCGCAAAAATCGTGCATTAAGGGCGCACCGACGCGGGAAGCGGTCGCTTGCAAGGCGCTGATCCCAGGGAAGACCTGAACTCCGGGCGTTTTCCCATCCCACCCTTGGGCTTGTAAGGCTTCTAAGACTAGCCCCGCCATCCCATAAATACCGCAATCTCCAGAAGAAATCACCGCTACGGTTAAACCCCATTGAGCTAATTCTATCGCCCGTTGAGCGCGTTGCTTCTCTTGGGTAATCGGTAAGGCTTCAATAATTTGTCCGGGACGCAGCAGGGGGGAAATTAAATCAATGTAGAGAGAATAGCCGATAATGGCATCCGCAGAGGCGATCGCGCTTTTCGCCGCCGCCGTCATTTGATCGAGATTTCCCGGCCCAGTTCCCACTAAGTAAAGTTGTCCTAGGCGAGCGGTATACTCATATTCAGCTTGAGCGATCGCCACAGTCACCGCTTTCCCCGCATGAACTGGCACCTCTTCCGGTTGGGCGCGATAAATTTGTTTGGGGACTAATAATTGTTCCGCCCCCGCCGCCAGCATCGCCGCCGCTTCCGCCACGCTAGGCGTCCCCACTTCGCTATCTACCACGGCTGAAGGGTTGGGGACGCTAATTTGACGTAAGGTATGGGCCTGAAAAGTTGTGAGGGGGAAATTGCGATCGCCACACAGTTCCACTAACCCAACTTCATCAGCTTTCAGATCGAGAGTAGCAATTCCCGCGATCGCCCCTTCTGCTAAATGATACGCCCGGAACACCTGCCCAATCGCCTTTTCAATTACCTCGCGCGGCGTTCCCCGTTCGCACCCCACCCCCACCCACAATACACGGGGATGCCATTGCACCTTGGGAACTTCCGATTCAGGGGAAAATTGACGTTGGGTAAAACTAATCCAAACCCTCGCTTTTTCTGCTTCCGTTTGAGCAGATTCAGCAAAGCCAAACCTAAAGGGATGTCCATCGGGAAGACGATCGCACCACAGGGTAGAACCCACTTCCTGAATGACGCGCACGGGTTCGCCCTTAGCAATGGCGGCGCTAACCCCCGTCCAATCTCCCGTTCCCCGCATCCACCCAAAGGGCGTTCCTAAAATATCGATTCCCGGTAAACCCAGATGAGCAGAAGCCCCAGTAATGACAGGTGTTGTCCCTAACATGTGGCTGACGAGACCAGCTAGCCGATCTGCACCGCCGCGATGACCGCTACATAAACTAATGGTAAATTTTCCTGCCTCATCTAGCACTAAAATGGCAGGATCTGTGGTTTTATCCTTTAACAACGGCGCAATTAAGCGGACAACTGCACCTGTAGCTAACCCAAAAAGCAAGCTGCGATACTGCGGCCAAATCTGGGCGAGATGATCTTTGAGGGAACCCGAATAAACGGGTAAGTCTGGAAAATCAGCCTGTAGCGCTTCGGGTATCCATAAATGAACCCCCACCGCCTGACACAACGGCTGAAGGTGTCGCACCGCACTAGGAGTTGTTGCGATCGCTCCTATGGGCTGAAATTCCTGCCAAGCTATAACCATCTACTCGTCGTCTTCGTCGTACTCCTCATCCTCATCGTACTCTTCATCGTCATCATCCCAATCCTCATCATCTTCTTCGTCATACTCCTCATCATCTTCTTCGTCATATTCCTCATCCTCATCCTCATCCTCGTCATCCTCCTCCCACTCATCATCCTCCTCATCAATGTCCGAGTCATAGTCATCTTCATCCTCTCCATCCCACTCTGTCACATTGCAGATCGTCCAACTTTCTAGAGAGGATACCGAGTAGGGCATATAAGCATAACCTTGTTTAGCCAGCGCGATCGCATTCATTCCCAAGATCGAGGTGAGGTCCCCTAGGGCGATCGGTTCACCCATCGAAGCCTGAAACGGGGTAACTTCGCAAACTTTAAAGGAAGGTTTCGGCATAAATAACCTTTAAAAACAATGAGATTGCGAGGGATACTAACCCCCTCGCAATTTTGACAGAAATATTGTAGCGATGTCCCTGGTATTACCCAACCGTTTTTGTCTATAAACGGGCAGATTGGGTTAAAACCAAGTCAGGTCTAAGGGTTTTGGCCTGACGCAAATACGGATGAACGATTGCCCGATGCTCCACGGGTAGATTAATGTGAATCAAAAGGCGAATGCAGCGTTCTAGGGCCCCTTCCACATGCATTTGTTGCACATCCAGCAGCGGCACATTTTCCCAGTGGGGACGCTTACGGGCGATCGCAGCCGGAAAAATTGCATCTAAGTCGCGCGTCACCGAGAAAGTCACGCTGACGATCTCTTCAGGATCGATGGAATTTCTGGCTTCTAACTCATCAAGCAGTTCCGTGACTGCTTCTGCGATCGCTTCTTTCGTATTTTCGGGTACTGTAATCGCACCCCGAATTGCCCGTACTCGCCAACCCACGCACGCATCCTCCTTCTGTTCAGCCATCTTGTGCCATCAGCCCGTTGCTGTCAGCCTACCTGTTTGTATCACAATTATCTTCACTTAAGCCATTAACGCCAACTCCCCCATTGTCTTAAGGTCGATAGATCCACAACGGTAAACCACTCGTTGAAAGTTCAAACTCCACCCAATCCACCCCTGCGGATAGCCCCGAACTGACGCGATTATTTCCGCCGAAAATCCGACTCCAGAAGCGCTTGGGTTCTTCAATGGTATTCACTTGAGTTTTTTCGGGATCGAGTCCCACCAATTCACACGCCCAGCGTCTGGCATCTTCTTCAGTTCCCAAGCGGTCAACCACCCCCAATTCTAAAGCTTGCTGTCCGGTAAAAATGCGACCATCCGCAAAACTTTTCACCGTCTCTACCGCCAGTTGACGCCCTTCTGCCACCGTTTCCACAAATTGCTGGTAACTGGTGTCAATCAGTTGTTGCAGAATATCTTTTTCTGGTTCAGTCAGTTCGCGATCGAATGAAAGAATATCCTTATAAGGGCCAGACTTAATCGTTTTGAATGAAACGCCAACTTTATCTAACAAGCGTTCCAGGTTATTTCCCCGCAAAATGACGCCAATACTTCCGGTAATCGTGCCGGGATTTGCCATGATATGGCTAGCTCCCATACCAATATAAACGCCTCCTGATGCTGAAATATTGCCAAAACTCGCAACAATCTTGATTTTCTCGCGCAGTTGCTTGAGGGCGCTGTAGATTTCTTGGGAATCCCCAACCGTTCCCCCCGGCGAGTCGATGCGTAATAGGAGGGCGGGGAATTTCTTCTCCTCAATCTCTTTCAGCGCTTCTAAGACGCGCTTGCGCGTCGATGCCCCAATCGCACCTGTCACCTCAATTCGAGCAATTTGTTTGCGAAATTTTTGATTAAAAAACCACACCATAGAGACTCAACAATTCATTAACGAAGGCTCGATCTCAGGGGTAGTCTTTGCTTCGGCTTCTCCAGAAACCCCAGCCTAGCGACCCCATCTTGCGCCTGAATTCTAGTGTGGCGCATCGAGTCAGCATTTGGTGGGATTTTCTGAGTTAGCCCTTAACATAACTACATAATTGAGTACAATGGAGCTTAATCGGAGCTTAACAGATCCTCAAGTTCAGCCTAAAGCGATCGCGGGCTTGCACCGTTCATCCCTCCCAAAGGAATAGCCGAATGTACCTGAAGCTTACCGAATCCAGACTGCCCTTTGCCTCCCTATTACTGATTGCACCGTTCTTCTTTTGGGGAACTGCAATGGTTGCCATGAAAGGCGTCATCCCCAATACAACCCCCCTATTCATGGCCGGCGTGCGCCTCGTTCCCGCCGGGTTCCTAATCCTCGCCGCCGCCGTTTGGATGGGACGCCCGCAACCGCAAGGGTGGAAGGCGTGGCTGTGGATTACCCTGTTTGGCCTAGTGGATGGGGCTTTATTTCAAGGCTTTTTAGCCGAAGGCTTAGTCAGAACGGGGGCGGGATTAGGATCGGTGATGATTGACTCGCAACCCATCGCCGTCGCCCTGCTTGCGTGGTGGTTATTTGGGGAAAAAATTGGGCTAATTGGCGGCCTGGGGT belongs to Desertifilum tharense IPPAS B-1220 and includes:
- a CDS encoding glycoside hydrolase family protein; amino-acid sequence: MERSLELYSDGRLYEFQKGQPFKVTETQGQVDRLIEALRFSIATTFTIAPPDKIPPEVPEARGSRYLNLAGFKLLTTFEGCELNAYDDGDGVWTIGYGHTSGVYPGMKITQAEAETHLREDLEKFETYVENAVQVSLSDNQFSALVCFCFNVGPGTEGFGGSTLLRLLNQGNYQDAAYEFPRWNKVNGKPWLGLTRRRLAEQALFLGQPWEPFLTYEETSIRVLKLTDPLMQGEDVRQLQAALKRAGMAIEADGYFGKGTETAVKQFQAQKSLNADGIVGTETRKQLGL
- the aroH gene encoding chorismate mutase, which gives rise to MAEQKEDACVGWRVRAIRGAITVPENTKEAIAEAVTELLDELEARNSIDPEEIVSVTFSVTRDLDAIFPAAIARKRPHWENVPLLDVQQMHVEGALERCIRLLIHINLPVEHRAIVHPYLRQAKTLRPDLVLTQSARL
- the cobJ gene encoding precorrin-3B C(17)-methyltransferase, whose translation is MVIAWQEFQPIGAIATTPSAVRHLQPLCQAVGVHLWIPEALQADFPDLPVYSGSLKDHLAQIWPQYRSLLFGLATGAVVRLIAPLLKDKTTDPAILVLDEAGKFTISLCSGHRGGADRLAGLVSHMLGTTPVITGASAHLGLPGIDILGTPFGWMRGTGDWTGVSAAIAKGEPVRVIQEVGSTLWCDRLPDGHPFRFGFAESAQTEAEKARVWISFTQRQFSPESEVPKVQWHPRVLWVGVGCERGTPREVIEKAIGQVFRAYHLAEGAIAGIATLDLKADEVGLVELCGDRNFPLTTFQAHTLRQISVPNPSAVVDSEVGTPSVAEAAAMLAAGAEQLLVPKQIYRAQPEEVPVHAGKAVTVAIAQAEYEYTARLGQLYLVGTGPGNLDQMTAAAKSAIASADAIIGYSLYIDLISPLLRPGQIIEALPITQEKQRAQRAIELAQWGLTVAVISSGDCGIYGMAGLVLEALQAQGWDGKTPGVQVFPGISALQATASRVGAPLMHDFCAISLSDLLTPWEVIQRRLTAAAQADFITALYNPKSQTRTQQIAIAQSIFLQYRSPQTPVAIARSVYRQDEEIYLTTLEKMLETPIDMLTTVLIGNSNTRTLGEWMITPRGYHLGQDICQPED
- a CDS encoding CHAT domain-containing protein; the encoded protein is MKTTILILAANPQGTSALALMSEIRHISEGLKRSLHRDSFNLEQRVAVRPGDLQIALRETKPRIVHFCGHGTGEQGLVLENDAGQSQCVSTEALASLFGLIGNWVECVILNACFSEVQAKAIVEQVNYVIGMRQAILDRSAIAFTTGFYEALGSGDSIERAYHFGCNRIQLEIPHSLTSRKGTVVEAGKPEIIDEHQIPVFLEKALLTPFQPILNSHSIDREATPMQNNINLIGSSNTNLTGSGTINTYSAPNNVERNQVINNNNDSSRKMEINGNIGGDFNASGQALNFGEMEISGTVTNTIEQPEKAETPEAPQLAELLKQLQAAIETNPDLSEEDKEVALEQVKVLAEAGQNPQAGGLQKASKTAMKIIKGTLVGLPTATKLIEQCNQLLPAIAGLLGLA
- the sppA gene encoding signal peptide peptidase SppA; the protein is MVWFFNQKFRKQIARIEVTGAIGASTRKRVLEALKEIEEKKFPALLLRIDSPGGTVGDSQEIYSALKQLREKIKIVASFGNISASGGVYIGMGASHIMANPGTITGSIGVILRGNNLERLLDKVGVSFKTIKSGPYKDILSFDRELTEPEKDILQQLIDTSYQQFVETVAEGRQLAVETVKSFADGRIFTGQQALELGVVDRLGTEEDARRWACELVGLDPEKTQVNTIEEPKRFWSRIFGGNNRVSSGLSAGVDWVEFELSTSGLPLWIYRP
- a CDS encoding caspase family protein gives rise to the protein MTDSSSPKFYALLIGIDYYFPNRLPDGASYRHLKGSVRDVNAVEALLKEKLNLPEEQIYKLTASHGDDPEKPAELPSQWPTYENMVSHWQALIAQAQSQDIVYVQYCGHGGRAQTIYPSLKGGGGIDEALVPLDIGNSTSRYLRDLELVKLVQALVDKGAILTLVLDCCHSGEPTRGGDAEVRGLQTGSIDTTQRPKQSLVADELELIQTWEAIAPNNRRKGTAIAGMLPEVKDYVVLAACRPSEYAYEYGFHGKERHGALTYWLLDTLKQRTAQLTYKVLYDRIYAKVKGQFRMQTPMLLGEGDRLVFGADFTPTEYAVTVLKVELGEDNQPKQVLLDVGQAQGLVKGAAFVIYPLDMTDFSRTEQRLAIAELTQRGATQSWAEITTLLRHDIPITAGDRAVLTGVPLSFVKKVRWLGEESSAFSNAISGNGWVEAVGEDEAADYQVARVGEEYQICDDTGVSFPLKPTLAIADPQTPTLLVERLVHLAKYQTVQELENHDPSSPLRGQISVKLLGKQLDYEPGDLPRPQPFTDPNQPEAQVGECVFLEVQNNYTEVLNVVVLNLQLDWAIDQIYPASAGNRFVPIDPGDKETIPIYLSLPPGNHEGTDIFKVFATLDAANFRWLELPPLNQPIPSPISRGFAVPTNPLEELFAAVAAEQPPTRKGSTVAYPSREWTTTQVSIRVRNLPSST
- a CDS encoding peptidoglycan-binding protein, which produces MEDESFSNSESTLVFEACFEINEREANSSIRASFNGLLKDAPGESTAIANGLSQQLIHQINLILPNALVSCEGFNVDLEDAAFLLVQPPAQQALHRAIQERGKTMLVNSGYRTLAQQMLLFNWLNGISPVAEPGKSNHQSGLAIDIEDPRGWEPYLIRHGWYPLAGDPPHFDFDGGGIQDIRRTAILAFQKLWNENHPTEKISEDGAYGPQTAKALNRAPANGFSKAPWDNSPRVLRLSRPMMEGSDVVRLQEKLKATGIAVSTDGLFGVGTEKAVKEFQQKNNLKPDGIVGATTLEYLK